TCATGATAAGAAACTTCTTTTCCAATCTGAAAGGCGAGTAATTGTAGAAGGCGCACCAATTTTTCAGAGTGCCTTAACCCATCTAGTTCTAAGATATCTTTGTAAAGATATGATGAAACAATTTCTTTTAAATATATTTCACGTTGCTGATTGTCTTGGTGGGTGACCACTTCGGGATATGACCCATAAATGAGACGACTTTCCAAATGAGCTGTTGTCTCGTGGCGTTTTTCAATCGCAGAAATTTCCAGTTGTGCCAAGGGAAACATGTGAAGAGTAAATTTTCTTCCGGTAAGCGGTTCGCCAACGTTTCTCGCTAAATCAAACGACGAAGATCCAGTTGCAATCACCTTGATGTTTTTAATGTGATCAACAAGCAACTTGAGAGCTAAGCCAGTATTTGTGATTTTTTGCGCTTCATCAATAATCAGAAGTTGATGATTTCCGACAAAAGCTTTGAGTTTTTCAATTGATTCACTTTCGAGATAGGCACGAACAGCAATGTCTTCGCCACTTACGAATAAAAATCTATCTTTGGTATGCTCACAAACCTTTTTAAGAAGTGTGGTTTTGCCACAGCG
The genomic region above belongs to Deltaproteobacteria bacterium CG11_big_fil_rev_8_21_14_0_20_42_23 and contains:
- a CDS encoding AAA family ATPase, which codes for MYIPQKQLQNLQKLLQLGKVVVVVYGPRRCGKTTLLKKVCEHTKDRFLFVSGEDIAVRAYLESESIEKLKAFVGNHQLLIIDEAQKITNTGLALKLLVDHIKNIKVIATGSSSFDLARNVGEPLTGRKFTLHMFPLAQLEISAIEKRHETTAHLESRLIYGSYPEVVTHQDNQQREIYLKEIVSSYLYKDILELDGLRHSEKLVRLLQLLAFQIGKEVSYHELGQQLSMSKNTVERYLDLLEKSFVVYKLRGLSRNLRKEISKSPRYYFYDLGVRNALINNFNMLPLRDDVGALWENYIISERLKKQEYQHISANNYFWRTYDQKEIDFVEERAGKLFAYEIKWKKKTLKAPKLWTDAYPNSTFDVIHPENYLEFIA